The nucleotide window GCGGCATCTGCTGGCGGTCGGGCATAGTCGGGCCGGCATGTTGACGCACGACCGGGGAGGGGAGGAGATTGCCGCCCGCCGCCGGGGATTTGCCGCCGGCCTCGGCCGGGAAATTCCGTGCGAAGAGTGCGCGATCGGTATCGACGCCGGTTATGCCGCCGCCCGGAAGCTGCTCGCCGCCCATCCGGAACTGACTGCGCTCTTTGCGGCCAGCGACCTGGCCGCCCTGGGGGCGCTGAAGGCCGGGCTGGAGCTTGGCCGACGGGTTCCGCGCGAGTTTGCCGTCATCGGCTTCGACAATCTCGACGTTGCCGGACAGCAGCTGATCTACCCGCTGACCACACTCGCCCAGCCGAAGGAGCGGATCGGCGAACTCGCCGGCTCCATGCTGATCAATCTGCTGGAGGGGCGCGACGCCGGGCCGGTCATTCTGGAGGCGCCGCTTATCATCCGTTCCACCACCGCCGTTTCGGCGGACCGGCAATGAAAAAAAATCGACAACCAGAGGAAGAAAATGAAGATCACCGGAACCTTTCTTGACGAAATCAGCCACGACATTCCGCACCAGAACTGGGGAAGAGAGGAGTGGGACCGCGACTTTGCGGCGATGAAATCGATCGGCATCGACACCGTGATTCTGATCCGCTGCGGTCATCGCCGCTTCATCACCTATCCGTCGAAATTCCTGATGGAGCATGAAGGCTGCTACCGGCCCCCGGTTGACCTTGTCGATCTGTTTCTCGAGCTTGCCGAAAAATACGGCATGACCTTCTACTTCGGGCTGTACGATTCCGGAAAGTACTGGCATAACCGCGAATGCGAGCGCGAAATGGAGATCAGCCGCGCGGTCGCGGATGAAGTCTGGAGCCTCTACGGGAACCGCAAAGCGTTCGGCGGCTGGTATTTGAACTTTGAGGTCAGCCGCGCATCCGCCGGAATTATCGAGCTGTATGCCGGGATGGGGCGCCATGTCAAGCAGCTCTCCGGCAATCTGCCGACCATGATTTCGCCGTATATCGACGGAATCAAGGCGATCGGGGACGTCGGCGTCAAGGATGATTCGATCGGCGTGACGCAGCACGAGCAGGAGTGGAACGCGATCCTGAAAGGGATTCAGGGCGCGGTTGATATCGTCGCCTTCCAGGACGGCCACTGCGATTATCATGAGCTCGCCGACTACCTGCGGATCAACAAGAAGCTGACCGACCGCTACGGCATGACCAGCTGGACCAACTGCGAGACGTTCGATCGCGACATGCCGATCCGCTTCCTGCCGATCAAGTGGGAGAAGATGCTGCTGAAACTCGAAGCGGCCAGAGCGGCCGGGATCGAGAAGGCGATCACCTTTGAATTTTCCCACTTCATGAGCCCGAATTCCTGCTACCGCGCGGCCGGGCACCTGT belongs to Victivallis lenta and includes:
- a CDS encoding DUF4434 domain-containing protein, which gives rise to MKITGTFLDEISHDIPHQNWGREEWDRDFAAMKSIGIDTVILIRCGHRRFITYPSKFLMEHEGCYRPPVDLVDLFLELAEKYGMTFYFGLYDSGKYWHNRECEREMEISRAVADEVWSLYGNRKAFGGWYLNFEVSRASAGIIELYAGMGRHVKQLSGNLPTMISPYIDGIKAIGDVGVKDDSIGVTQHEQEWNAILKGIQGAVDIVAFQDGHCDYHELADYLRINKKLTDRYGMTSWTNCETFDRDMPIRFLPIKWEKMLLKLEAARAAGIEKAITFEFSHFMSPNSCYRAAGHLFDRYREHFSL